Proteins found in one Epinephelus fuscoguttatus linkage group LG4, E.fuscoguttatus.final_Chr_v1 genomic segment:
- the snx1a gene encoding sorting nexin-1a → MATSSERSPPPFPDSEDQDVLDTEEVRGRDSDEDDGDEDLFLSASDPPLIEVDTTQPPASDPSHVTTEPPTDIMDAPLIEPISSQTETKPVSEVASEPSDDFVDLTNNIIDSPDEPVAAESAVADAAKDTTRLPLDEPSDDFEDIFGSETEVPQEEVLVADVTVEAATDKNEVTSDVTNPPADGKTGSDEEQEAKETSTDPILDLSDDTPASDTQQPPPASEKFVDPLVDLLSDTPPVVEAKIPTRATVDLFEDEGSDLFTESRQTKPAKQPQKSLFGEPDEDLFGEPLGATSKKTVSKEQKDKPVTTKVAADVSSTGGPLLESSPAEPADIFTEEAVTTVPSVKTTSTVNSKTNGVHSEEETDIFAEATVELSLDSPRDERKKDATAKPSASAPSLSAAASLAKPQSAALEELEEEEEEEQDDKFEIFVSVKDPEKIGDGMNAYMAYKVTTQSQLPMFRNKVCTVRRRFSDFLGLYEKLSEKHGPNGYIVPPPPEKSILGMTKVKVGKEDSSSADFVERRRGALERYLQRVVNHPSLIQDPDVREFLEREELPRAVSTQALSGAGFLKMINKATDAVSKMTIKMNESDVWFEEKLQEVESADQQFRKLHALVESLVVHRKELSLNTASFAKSTAMLGSAEDNTALSRALSQLAEVEDKMEQLHQEQAANDTFGFAELIADYIRLLGAVRGSFDHRMKAWQRWQDAQTVLQKKRETEAKLLWANKPDKLQLAKEEIAEWEAKVTQYERDFERVSATVRKEVIRFEKEKAKNCKREIINYLECLLQSQQQLIKYWEAFLPEAKAIA, encoded by the exons AGCGACCCTCCACTGATCGAAGTGGACACTACACAGCCACCTGCCAGTGATCCCAGTCATGTTACGACAGAGCCTCCCACCGACATCATGGACGCTCCGCTAATCGAGCCCATCAGCAGCCAAACAGAAACCAAACCAGTGAGCGAAGTCGCCAGCGAACCCTCGGATGATTTCGTTGATCTTACAAACAACATAATCGACTCTCCCGATGAGCCAGTCGCAGCTGAAAGTGCCGTTGCAGACGCAGCAAAAGACACAACTCGGCTCCCTCTAGATGAACCCTCTGATGATTTTGAGGATATATTTGGAAGTGAAACTGAAGTGCCACAAGAGGAAGTTCTGGTAGCAGATGTTACCGTCGAAGCAGCAACCGATAAAAATGAAGTGACCAGTGATGTTACAAATCCACCTGCTGATgggaaaacaggaagtgatgaggAACAGGAAGCAAAAGAAACTTCCACTGATCCAATCCTCGACCTCAGTGATGATACGCCAGCCAGCGACACGCAACAGCCACCACCTGCCAGTGAGAAATTTGTCGATCCTTTGGTTGACCTCCTTAGTGACACTCCACCCGTCGTTGAAGCCAAAATACCCACCCGGGCAACAGTCGACCTGTTTGAAGATGAGGGAAGCGACTTGTTCACAGAATCTCGGCAGACTAAACCTGCCAAGCAGCCACAGAAAAGCCTCTTCGGTGAACCTGATGAGGATCTGTTTGGTGAGCCGCTGGGTGCCACCTCGAAGAAAACCGTCAGCAAAGAGCAGAAGGACAAACCTGTCACAACCAAAGTTGCTGCTGATGTTAGCAGCACAGGGGGGCCTCTGCTGGAGAGCAGTCCTGCAGAACCCGCTGATATCTTCACTGAGGAAGCTGTCACCACAGTGCCCAGCGTCAAAACCACCAGCACTGTCAACTCCAAGACTAATGGAGTCCACTCTGAAGAGGAGACGGATATATTTGCAG AAGCCACAGTGGAGCTTTCCCTCGACAGTCCACGggatgagagaaagaaagatgcGACGGCCAAACCGTCTGCGTCCGCCCCCTCTCTGTCAGCAGCTGCCAGCCTGGCCAAGCCACAGTCTGCTGCCCTGGAGGAG ttggaagaagaggaagaagaagagcaggacGACAAATTTGAGATCTTCGTCTCTGTTAAAGACCCTGAAAAAATAG GGGACGGGATGAATGCTTACATGGCCTACAAAGTAACCACACAG AGCCAACTGCCCATGTTCCGCAATAAGGTATGTACAGTGAGGCGACGCTTCAGCGACTTCCTCGGCCTCTACGAGAAGCTGTCTGAAAAACATGGACCAAATGGATACATCGTGCCTCCACCACCAGAGAAGAGCATCCTGG GTATGACAAAGGTGAAGGTGGGAAAGGAAGATTCTTCTTCTGCAGACTTTgttgagagaagaagaggcgCTTTGGAGAG GTATCTCCAGAGAGTGGTAAATCACCCGTCACTGATCCAGGATCCAGATGTCAGAGAGTTCCTGGAGAGAGAGGAA tTGCCCAGAGCAGTGAGCACCCAGGCTCTGAGCGGCGCCGGCTTCCTGAAGATGATCAACAAAGCAACAGATGCTGTCAGTAAAATGACCATCAAGATGAATGAGTCAGACGTG TGGTTTGAGGAGAAGCTGCAGGAGGTGGAGTCTGCAGACCAGCAGTTCAGGAAGCTCCACGCGCTGGTGGAATCTCTGGTCGTCCACAGGAAAG agcTGTCGTTAAACACGGCCAGCTTTGCCAAAAGCACGGCCATGCTGGGCAGCGCAGAGGACAACACCGCTCTGTCCCGAGCTCTCTCTCAGCTGGCCGAGGTGGAGGACAAGATGGAGCAGCTGCACCAAGAACAGGCTGCGAACGACACCTTCGGCTTTGCAGAACTGATCGCAGATTACATCCGCCTGCTCGGAGCCGTGAGG GGGTCGTTTGATCACCGGATGAAGGCGTGGCAGCGCTGGCAGGATGCTCAGACTGTGCTGCAGAAGAAAAGGGAGACTGAGGCCAAACTGCTGTGGGCCAACAAGCCCGACAAACTGCAGCTGGCCAAAGAGGAGATCGCTGAG TGGGAGGCCAAAGTGACGCAGTACGAGAGAGACTTTGAAAGAGTTTCTGCAACTGTGCGCAAGGAAGTCATCCGCTTTGAG aaagaaaaagccaAGAACTGTAAAAGAGAGATAATTAACTACTTGGAGTGTCTGCTTCAGTCTCAGCAGCAG CTCATAAAGTACTGGGAGGCTTTCTTACCAGAAGCAAAAGCAATCGCCTAA